The Deltaproteobacteria bacterium genome window below encodes:
- a CDS encoding YIP1 family protein has product MGPAEALFGSEAPPSRRFLERVLGAVRLEPAAWEDIARDAGALGQAGIVVLGATLASSLIDAADQATLRDIAKSGLAMLALWPMVAASSWAAARMLGHPFRFATSLRLVGFAMAPLVLNGLAAIPVPHFQAVVRLLAWALFFAALVAAMRQALRIETMRAALVCTLAGLTLLFVVLTAVAAFSALPG; this is encoded by the coding sequence ATGGGTCCTGCGGAAGCGCTCTTCGGAAGCGAGGCGCCGCCGTCGCGCCGGTTCCTCGAGCGCGTGCTCGGGGCGGTGCGGCTCGAGCCGGCCGCCTGGGAGGACATCGCGCGCGACGCCGGCGCGCTCGGCCAGGCGGGGATCGTGGTCCTGGGCGCCACCCTCGCCAGCAGCCTGATCGATGCCGCGGACCAGGCGACGCTGCGGGACATCGCGAAGAGCGGCCTCGCGATGCTCGCCTTGTGGCCGATGGTCGCCGCCTCCTCGTGGGCGGCAGCCCGGATGCTCGGGCATCCGTTCCGCTTCGCGACTTCGCTGCGGCTGGTCGGCTTCGCGATGGCTCCGCTCGTGCTGAACGGGCTCGCGGCGATCCCGGTGCCGCACTTCCAGGCGGTCGTGCGCCTGCTGGCCTGGGCGCTGTTCTTCGCGGCGCTCGTAGCTGCCATGCGCCAGGCGCTGCGGATCGAGACGATGCGGGCCGCGCTGGTCTGTACGCTGGCCGGCCTGACGCTGCTCTTCGTCGTCCTCACGGCCGTTGCGGCGTTCAGCGCCTTGCCCGGCTGA
- a CDS encoding NifU family protein, with the protein MNPALELEFSLRAERTPNPHSVKWVVSRTLVAGGGSASFDAAPTRDASPLAARLFAIDGVVGVFLASSFVTVTKRPDVEWPALAQPLVDALKAFAASGEPALGPAWNATRVRCEGGVEERIQRILDEEIRPYIAQDGGDVVFAGFRDGRVELYMQGSCSGCPSSTATLKQGIESRLREAVPEVQEVVAL; encoded by the coding sequence GTGAACCCCGCGCTCGAGCTCGAGTTCTCGCTGCGTGCGGAGCGCACGCCCAACCCGCACAGCGTGAAGTGGGTCGTCTCCCGTACGCTGGTCGCGGGCGGCGGTAGCGCGTCCTTCGACGCGGCCCCGACCCGCGACGCCTCTCCGCTGGCAGCGCGGCTGTTTGCGATCGACGGCGTCGTCGGCGTCTTCCTCGCGAGCTCGTTCGTGACCGTGACCAAGCGCCCGGACGTCGAGTGGCCGGCGCTCGCGCAGCCGCTGGTGGACGCGCTGAAGGCGTTTGCAGCGAGCGGCGAGCCCGCCCTCGGCCCGGCGTGGAATGCGACGCGGGTTCGCTGCGAGGGCGGCGTCGAGGAGCGCATCCAGCGGATCCTCGACGAGGAGATCCGTCCCTACATCGCGCAGGACGGCGGCGACGTGGTCTTCGCCGGCTTCCGCGACGGCAGGGTCGAGCTCTACATGCAAGGCTCGTGCAGCGGCTGCCCGAGCTCGACCGCCACGCTCAAGCAGGGCATCGAGAGCCGCCTGCGCGAGGCGGTGCCGGAGGTGCAGGAGGTGGTCGCCCTCTAG
- a CDS encoding penicillin-binding transpeptidase domain-containing protein, which yields MRSSSFERVRPARRVPVGPGLSPRLGRAEPHAPLAPPARLRHRRAMTRRGRVTLALLLALGFSGGWWTTRQVLGLVRGGDGGLEPPPVSSGPGVWNREKAARAPAPAPAVVEPLPPPPAPEQVLRLLPPSARDGLPAPDAPTETLRSERLGAPLVERPLEVEYTIDPELTRAVAAILRQGRVELGHVILMDPLDGRVLSYVSTAPEVFPPTRPYPMASLMKVVTAAALLESAPQAIARPCVFRGSPYTLSAALLDPPRRGRVTSFEHALAMSNNQCFAQLAVHELGALRVLDELAALGVLESPGPGHAPGEVDPVVSRLDLGQLGSGLAGSRLPPLAAARLAAALADGELVAPRWIARVSDADGTDLALPELAARRVLDPGVTRSLRRMLVETTISGTARRAFHHKGRPLLEPVRVAGKTGSLSGPDPKGHYEWFIGVAPASAPRVAVATLLVHRDRKWTSAAQVSAEVLRAMFCPGGACAASAFAAAGAEHP from the coding sequence TTGCGATCCAGCTCGTTCGAGCGCGTGCGGCCTGCGCGCCGCGTGCCGGTCGGGCCCGGCCTGAGCCCCCGCCTGGGCCGCGCCGAGCCGCACGCTCCGCTGGCGCCGCCCGCTCGCCTCCGCCACCGCCGCGCGATGACCCGGCGCGGCCGCGTGACGCTCGCCCTGCTGCTGGCGCTCGGCTTCTCGGGCGGCTGGTGGACGACGCGCCAGGTGCTGGGCCTGGTGCGCGGAGGCGACGGCGGCCTCGAGCCGCCGCCGGTCTCCTCGGGTCCCGGGGTCTGGAACCGCGAGAAGGCGGCGCGCGCGCCCGCGCCGGCGCCCGCCGTCGTCGAGCCCTTGCCCCCGCCGCCGGCGCCGGAGCAGGTGCTGCGGCTGCTCCCGCCCTCGGCGCGCGACGGCCTGCCGGCGCCCGATGCCCCGACCGAGACGCTGCGCAGCGAGCGGCTCGGCGCACCTCTCGTCGAGCGCCCGCTCGAGGTCGAGTACACGATCGACCCGGAGCTGACGCGTGCGGTCGCGGCGATCCTGCGCCAGGGCCGGGTCGAGCTCGGGCACGTGATCCTGATGGACCCGCTCGACGGGCGCGTGCTCAGCTACGTCTCGACGGCGCCCGAGGTGTTTCCGCCCACGCGCCCCTACCCGATGGCCTCGCTGATGAAGGTCGTGACGGCGGCGGCGCTCCTCGAGAGCGCTCCGCAGGCGATCGCCCGCCCCTGCGTGTTCCGCGGCAGCCCGTACACCCTGAGCGCCGCGTTGCTCGATCCGCCGAGGCGCGGAAGGGTCACGAGCTTCGAGCACGCCCTCGCGATGTCGAACAACCAGTGCTTCGCGCAGCTCGCCGTGCACGAGCTCGGCGCGCTGCGCGTGCTCGACGAGCTCGCGGCGCTCGGCGTGCTCGAGTCACCGGGCCCGGGCCACGCGCCCGGTGAGGTGGATCCGGTCGTGAGCCGCCTCGATCTCGGCCAGCTCGGCTCGGGGCTGGCCGGCTCGCGCCTGCCGCCGCTCGCCGCCGCGCGGCTCGCCGCCGCCCTCGCCGACGGCGAGCTGGTGGCGCCGCGCTGGATCGCGCGCGTGAGCGACGCCGACGGCACCGACCTCGCGCTCCCCGAGCTCGCCGCTCGCAGGGTGCTCGACCCGGGCGTCACCCGCTCGCTGCGCCGCATGCTCGTCGAGACGACGATCTCGGGCACCGCACGCCGCGCGTTCCACCACAAGGGCCGGCCGCTCCTCGAGCCGGTCCGGGTGGCCGGCAAGACCGGCAGCCTCTCGGGCCCCGACCCGAAGGGCCACTACGAGTGGTTCATCGGTGTGGCGCCGGCATCGGCGCCACGCGTCGCGGTCGCCACCCTGCTCGTGCATCGCGATCGCAAGTGGACGAGCGCGGCACAGGTGTCGGCCGAGGTGCTGCGCGCGATGTTCTGTCCGGGCGGGGCCTGTGCGGCGTCGGCATTCGCGGCGGCGGGCGCCGAGCACCCGTAG
- a CDS encoding PilZ domain-containing protein, with product MPERFPVVLVDDGELDDVRDLLGELGIEFAHLRGGAVPRRLEAPRDLFLATMRRAALARAWPHSSDARLRPVRIAVVDEDSPSARSALRKLGFAYLVRRPFHPLALRLLLLRAVYQGDERRGDARVPVGVDVSLRSGLRRRDALLADLSRGGCRLVTDRALPAGAKITLHLSRELLGEGDLALGGQILRCQRDARALADGGFQVAVRFQALKPPERAQLERFLARRDLCLGPVVEPRVEPLRPLSHEAAAPAPGPTSECDASRGRGPARTAGRVPKEGAPALEAAPAARPGPGAERRTVPPPPTTPAARPGTGAVAWRPPEPAAPPRPSAPPETEPPAARPPRLAAQPPTAPASSTAPRLGSALIRRPSGPRGRPPERRRHDRRAYDRRVLAEATAAMHRMLFGRDLSGGGMRVDRHPDLRVGSRLRIALYDAAREAPLVVDAVVARDDGARGFGLQFLAVGPELATRLEQLVATLPPVERLSDGESGALGSVVGEIVS from the coding sequence ATGCCGGAACGCTTCCCCGTCGTCCTGGTCGACGACGGCGAGCTCGACGACGTGCGCGACCTGCTGGGCGAGCTGGGCATCGAGTTCGCCCACCTGCGCGGCGGGGCGGTGCCGAGGCGCCTCGAGGCGCCGCGCGACCTCTTCCTCGCCACGATGCGGCGCGCCGCGCTGGCGCGCGCCTGGCCGCATTCCAGCGACGCCCGGCTGCGCCCGGTGCGGATCGCCGTCGTCGACGAGGATTCGCCGAGCGCGCGCAGCGCGCTGCGCAAGCTCGGCTTCGCCTACCTCGTGCGGCGTCCCTTCCACCCGCTGGCGCTGCGCCTGCTCCTGCTGCGCGCGGTCTACCAGGGCGACGAGCGGCGCGGCGACGCCCGCGTGCCGGTCGGCGTCGACGTGAGCCTGCGCAGTGGCCTGCGCCGACGTGACGCGCTGCTCGCGGACCTCTCGCGGGGCGGCTGCCGGCTGGTGACCGATCGCGCGCTCCCGGCCGGCGCCAAGATCACCTTGCACTTGTCGCGCGAGCTGCTCGGCGAGGGCGACCTCGCCCTCGGCGGCCAGATCCTCCGCTGCCAGCGCGACGCCCGCGCGCTCGCCGACGGCGGCTTCCAGGTGGCCGTGCGCTTCCAGGCGCTGAAGCCACCCGAGCGGGCGCAGCTCGAGCGCTTCCTCGCGCGGCGCGACCTGTGTCTGGGGCCGGTCGTCGAGCCCCGGGTGGAGCCGCTCCGGCCGCTGTCGCACGAAGCCGCCGCGCCCGCCCCCGGGCCGACATCGGAATGTGACGCCTCGCGCGGGCGTGGGCCCGCGCGCACCGCCGGCCGGGTGCCGAAAGAGGGCGCGCCGGCCCTGGAGGCCGCGCCGGCCGCCCGGCCGGGGCCCGGAGCGGAGCGCCGGACGGTGCCCCCGCCGCCCACCACCCCGGCAGCCCGGCCCGGGACCGGCGCCGTCGCCTGGCGACCGCCGGAGCCCGCCGCGCCGCCGCGACCCTCCGCGCCGCCGGAGACGGAACCGCCCGCGGCCCGGCCGCCGCGGCTCGCAGCACAGCCGCCGACCGCGCCGGCCAGCAGCACGGCGCCCCGGCTCGGCAGCGCGCTGATCCGCCGCCCGAGCGGCCCTCGCGGACGCCCGCCCGAGCGCCGCCGCCACGATCGCCGCGCCTACGACCGCCGCGTGCTCGCCGAGGCCACCGCGGCAATGCACCGCATGCTCTTCGGGCGCGATCTCTCGGGCGGCGGCATGCGCGTCGACCGCCACCCGGACCTGCGCGTCGGCTCGCGCCTGCGGATCGCGCTCTACGACGCCGCGCGCGAGGCTCCGCTCGTCGTCGACGCGGTGGTCGCACGGGACGACGGCGCCCGGGGCTTCGGTCTCCAGTTCCTGGCCGTCGGCCCCGAGCTGGCGACCCGCCTCGAGCAGCTCGTCGCCACCCTGCCGCCCGTCGAACGGCTCTCCGACGGCGAGAGCGGCGCGCTCGGCAGCGTGGTCGGGGAGATCGTGTCCTAG
- a CDS encoding CPBP family glutamic-type intramembrane protease: MRLTTLARSFGGLAAFALVLVVWSALRAALPEDGVTALAADALAIAAFVALLALGGALLSPEPPARRLGLLRGRSGARAAALGALGLVALSHATEVALALAGAPPSATLTRFAETLASAGAGELALALAVFALASAGAEELFFRGLLQRGLERRLGGAAAIGLAALAFGAAHGDPVHGAAAVPLGIYLGLLAWLDGSIRPALAAHALNNAVAVLEAGLDLRLPTGGSALATIGVGIALAASALWQFRRAARAAGSPVTTPGAPAP; the protein is encoded by the coding sequence ATGCGCCTCACCACGCTCGCGCGCTCGTTCGGCGGGCTCGCGGCCTTCGCGCTCGTGCTGGTGGTTTGGAGTGCGCTGCGGGCTGCGCTGCCGGAGGACGGCGTGACGGCGCTCGCGGCCGATGCGCTCGCGATCGCGGCCTTCGTGGCCCTGCTCGCGCTCGGCGGCGCGCTGCTCTCGCCGGAGCCGCCGGCCCGGCGCCTCGGACTGCTCCGCGGGCGCTCCGGCGCGCGGGCGGCGGCGCTCGGGGCGCTCGGCCTCGTAGCGCTCTCCCACGCGACCGAGGTGGCGCTCGCGCTCGCTGGCGCGCCGCCGTCCGCCACGCTCACGCGCTTCGCCGAGACGCTCGCGTCCGCCGGGGCGGGCGAGCTCGCCCTTGCGCTCGCCGTCTTCGCGCTCGCCTCCGCGGGCGCCGAGGAGCTCTTCTTCCGCGGCCTGCTCCAGCGCGGCCTCGAGCGCCGGCTCGGCGGCGCCGCCGCGATCGGGCTCGCGGCCCTCGCCTTCGGCGCCGCCCACGGCGACCCGGTCCACGGAGCTGCGGCGGTCCCGCTCGGGATCTACCTCGGCCTCCTGGCATGGCTCGACGGCTCGATCCGCCCTGCCCTCGCGGCCCACGCACTGAACAACGCGGTCGCCGTCCTGGAGGCGGGGCTGGACCTCCGGCTGCCCACGGGCGGATCTGCGCTGGCAACGATCGGTGTCGGGATCGCCCTCGCGGCGAGCGCCCTGTGGCAGTTCCGCCGGGCGGCACGGGCGGCCGGAAGCCCGGTCACCACACCCGGCGCTCCCGCCCCTTGA
- a CDS encoding YqgE/AlgH family protein — protein sequence MPERRSSLAPSLLVAMPDLADPNFRRAVVLLVHHDGEGTVGLVLNRPADVRAADLCETLEVAWRGDAERSVHWGGPVQPNTGWVVTGDDALEGVTGVTPVGEGVHFAGSLEALRTVAQAPPERLRIFLGYSGWGPGQLEDELAQGAWVVAPLSPAAVFDVPADDLWGHVWRLLGIDPATVVSTPGVH from the coding sequence GTGCCGGAACGACGCTCCTCGCTCGCGCCCTCGCTGCTCGTCGCGATGCCGGACCTCGCCGACCCGAACTTCCGCCGCGCGGTCGTGCTGCTGGTACACCACGACGGCGAGGGTACCGTCGGCCTCGTCCTGAACCGCCCGGCCGACGTGCGCGCGGCCGACCTGTGCGAGACGCTCGAGGTCGCCTGGCGTGGCGACGCCGAGCGCAGCGTGCACTGGGGTGGGCCCGTGCAGCCGAACACCGGCTGGGTGGTGACCGGCGACGACGCCCTCGAGGGCGTGACGGGGGTCACGCCGGTCGGCGAGGGCGTCCACTTCGCAGGCTCGCTCGAGGCGCTGCGGACCGTCGCGCAGGCTCCTCCCGAGCGCCTGCGGATCTTCCTCGGCTACTCCGGCTGGGGCCCGGGCCAGCTCGAGGACGAGCTGGCGCAGGGCGCCTGGGTAGTGGCGCCGCTCAGCCCGGCCGCCGTGTTCGACGTGCCCGCCGACGACCTGTGGGGCCACGTCTGGCGCCTGCTCGGCATCGATCCCGCAACGGTGGTCTCGACCCCCGGCGTGCACTGA